In Stieleria varia, one genomic interval encodes:
- a CDS encoding DUF1592 domain-containing protein — MPVDALRFSRSAQVLGVYVMAVVLGIPATVAAQTPKDDVQSIADFIQSHCVDCHSGADAERGFALDSFASLTAETPRRDWDTLAWEKILSRIASGQMPPPDSDRPSQAEYEDVITVMERHLQRQADAFPDPGNPDAIRRLTRREYQNAIRDLLSLPIDASQLLPADPSSDGFDNITVGELSPTLLERYIVAAQKISRLAVGTRLDAPDGVIIRLPADQTQEHHVDGLPLGTRGGTLVQHHFPNPGEYEIQVRLMRDRDEKVEGLSESHDLDILIDRKRVHRFTLKPPRGNDHTHVDTALNARFTVSEGPHWVGVTFPQQHSSLLEIKRQPFDASYNQHRHPRRSPAISEISIVGPFEENDTELVKEAEQRSSPSRAAIFTRYPAVASDARACAEDIVRHLTRRAYRRAVTQDDLVVPMQFFDETFRANSANASSASASSASASSANTDWRARFESGIQVALSSILVNPHFLFRIEREHERDNEEDGSQLAHPISNFELASRLSFFLWSSLPDDELLDLAEQGELHRPERLNQQVMRMLTDSRSDALIHDFADQWLYLRNLPTITPDLRLFPDFDNNLRDAFGEETRQLFADVVRRDASVLELIHCDHTFLNQRLAKHYGISGVTGSHFRRVDLPPDSHRGGLLRHGSILMATSYATRTSPTIRGNWVLENILGTPPPPPPPNVPALKEKTAGVALSVRERLQQHRADPACASCHDLIDPVGFALDQYDAIGRWRYLEGDVKVDSLGRLPDGLAVDGIDELEAGILRRPEMFVGTMVRKLMTFGLGRPIRHQDGPAVRQIVDAAAKDDFRFSSIVSAIVSSQPFLMRSTQ, encoded by the coding sequence ATGCCCGTTGATGCCTTGCGTTTCTCGCGATCGGCCCAGGTCTTGGGCGTCTACGTCATGGCTGTCGTTCTTGGCATTCCAGCGACAGTGGCCGCTCAAACGCCGAAGGATGACGTTCAGAGCATTGCGGATTTTATCCAATCGCACTGTGTCGATTGTCACAGCGGCGCGGATGCGGAACGAGGGTTTGCGCTGGATTCCTTTGCATCATTGACAGCAGAAACACCGCGGCGAGATTGGGATACTCTCGCGTGGGAAAAGATTCTCAGTCGTATCGCGAGTGGTCAAATGCCGCCACCGGACTCGGACCGACCCAGTCAGGCGGAATATGAAGACGTCATCACCGTGATGGAGCGTCATCTGCAACGCCAAGCGGACGCGTTTCCGGATCCGGGCAATCCCGATGCGATACGGCGGTTGACCCGTCGCGAGTATCAGAACGCGATCCGCGACTTGTTATCGTTGCCGATCGACGCCTCGCAACTGCTGCCTGCGGATCCGTCCAGTGATGGTTTCGACAACATCACCGTCGGCGAACTTTCGCCGACCTTGTTGGAACGCTACATCGTGGCGGCGCAAAAGATCAGTCGGCTTGCGGTGGGGACACGTTTGGACGCTCCTGATGGTGTCATCATTCGACTGCCTGCTGATCAGACGCAAGAACATCATGTGGACGGTTTGCCGTTGGGGACACGTGGCGGAACGTTGGTGCAGCATCACTTTCCCAATCCGGGAGAATACGAAATTCAAGTTCGCTTGATGCGTGATCGTGATGAAAAAGTCGAAGGGCTCTCGGAGTCGCACGATCTGGACATCCTGATCGATCGCAAACGCGTGCATCGATTCACGCTGAAACCACCGCGAGGCAATGATCACACACACGTTGATACCGCGCTGAACGCCCGATTTACCGTCTCGGAAGGTCCTCATTGGGTCGGCGTGACGTTTCCGCAACAGCATTCTTCGTTGTTGGAAATCAAGCGTCAGCCTTTCGATGCGAGTTACAACCAGCATCGACATCCACGACGCTCGCCAGCGATCAGCGAGATTTCCATCGTCGGTCCGTTCGAAGAGAACGACACTGAGTTAGTAAAAGAGGCTGAGCAGCGAAGTTCTCCCAGTCGCGCCGCGATCTTCACCCGCTATCCCGCTGTTGCATCGGATGCCCGGGCGTGTGCCGAAGACATCGTTCGTCACCTGACTCGGCGAGCGTACCGGCGTGCGGTCACACAGGATGACTTGGTGGTCCCGATGCAGTTTTTTGATGAAACATTCCGTGCTAATTCAGCCAACGCCAGTTCAGCCAGTGCCAGTTCAGCCAGTGCCAGTTCAGCGAATACCGATTGGCGTGCCCGATTCGAATCGGGCATCCAAGTCGCTTTGTCGAGCATCTTGGTCAACCCGCACTTTCTGTTTCGTATCGAGCGGGAACATGAGCGGGACAACGAAGAAGACGGCAGTCAGCTTGCCCATCCCATCAGCAATTTTGAGTTGGCCTCGCGACTTTCGTTCTTTTTGTGGAGCAGTTTGCCCGACGATGAGTTGTTGGACTTGGCCGAGCAGGGAGAGCTGCATCGACCGGAGAGATTGAATCAGCAAGTCATGCGAATGTTGACCGACTCACGCAGCGATGCGTTGATCCATGACTTCGCCGATCAGTGGCTGTATCTACGAAACTTGCCGACGATCACGCCCGATTTGCGGTTGTTTCCTGATTTCGACAACAATTTGCGTGATGCGTTTGGCGAAGAAACGCGGCAGTTGTTTGCTGACGTGGTTCGTCGAGACGCCAGTGTATTGGAATTGATTCACTGCGATCACACGTTTCTCAATCAACGGCTTGCCAAGCACTATGGGATTTCGGGTGTGACCGGCAGCCATTTTCGTCGTGTTGATTTGCCGCCGGACTCTCATCGTGGAGGGCTCTTGCGGCATGGCAGCATCTTGATGGCGACGTCTTATGCCACGCGAACGTCGCCCACGATCCGCGGCAATTGGGTCCTGGAAAACATACTGGGCACGCCGCCACCACCGCCACCACCGAACGTGCCGGCCCTGAAGGAAAAGACTGCCGGTGTCGCTCTGTCGGTGCGAGAGCGATTGCAGCAGCATCGGGCCGATCCGGCTTGTGCGAGTTGTCATGATTTGATCGACCCGGTCGGCTTTGCGTTGGATCAGTATGATGCCATCGGCCGATGGAGGTACTTGGAGGGCGACGTGAAGGTCGACAGTTTGGGACGATTGCCGGATGGTCTGGCGGTCGACGGAATTGATGAATTGGAAGCAGGAATTCTGCGGCGGCCGGAGATGTTTGTCGGTACGATGGTGAGAAAGCTGATGACGTTTGGTCTGGGGCGACCGATCCGTCACCAGGACGGGCCAGCCGTTCGGCAGATCGTCGACGCTGCTGCCAAGGATGACTTTCGCTTTTCGTCGATCGTCTCAGCGATCGTCAGCAGCCAACCGTTTTTGATGAGGAGCACACAGTGA
- a CDS encoding sulfatase-like hydrolase/transferase, with amino-acid sequence MHRLIFSLVFTVALSLAVNPANAQDSRPNLVMIMADDIGIECLSCYGSKQYQTPHLDRLASQGMRFRHAHSQPICTPSRVQLMTGQYNNRNYIRFGLLDPAAITFGNSLRDAGYKTCIAGKWQLQGGFEGPVKFGFDRYCLWQLTRRPSRYPNPGLEIDGVERDFKNGEFGPDVVTDYINDFITENKDETFFVYYPMIAPHWPFVPTPDHPDWDPTMWRDKEKEPGGYKDQKYWDAMVRHTDKMVGKVINHLDELGLGDNTLVMWTGDNGTYTGVTSQYMGRDYKGGKGSTKDNGTHVGFIARWPGTIEPASISDELVDFTDVYPTLLDAAGAKTSKGQILDGVSLVPAFTGQPRSKSSIYCWYHRDGNREEASEHTRDQRYKLYRDGRMYDTINDMLETKDLIAAGVPDSLSDVHQKLADDLAKHTAVTDESDPLINQKRKRLK; translated from the coding sequence ATGCATCGACTGATTTTCTCCCTGGTATTCACCGTTGCCCTTTCGCTTGCCGTGAACCCGGCCAACGCCCAAGACAGCCGTCCGAACTTGGTCATGATCATGGCGGACGACATCGGGATAGAATGTCTGTCGTGCTACGGCAGCAAGCAATACCAGACTCCCCATCTGGATCGATTGGCGTCCCAGGGGATGCGATTTCGCCACGCACACTCCCAGCCCATTTGTACTCCTTCACGAGTGCAACTGATGACCGGGCAATACAACAATCGCAACTACATCCGCTTCGGACTTCTGGATCCCGCTGCCATCACCTTTGGTAACTCACTCCGTGACGCGGGATACAAGACGTGCATCGCCGGCAAATGGCAGCTTCAGGGAGGTTTCGAGGGACCCGTTAAATTTGGATTCGACCGCTACTGCTTGTGGCAGTTGACGCGGCGCCCAAGTCGGTACCCGAATCCTGGTTTGGAGATCGATGGCGTTGAACGGGATTTCAAGAACGGTGAGTTCGGCCCTGATGTCGTGACCGATTACATCAATGACTTCATCACGGAGAACAAAGACGAAACGTTCTTCGTTTACTACCCGATGATCGCTCCCCACTGGCCCTTCGTCCCCACACCGGACCATCCCGACTGGGATCCGACCATGTGGCGCGATAAAGAGAAAGAACCGGGCGGTTACAAAGACCAAAAGTATTGGGACGCCATGGTGCGGCACACCGACAAGATGGTGGGCAAAGTCATCAACCATCTCGATGAACTGGGACTGGGCGACAACACGCTCGTGATGTGGACGGGTGATAACGGGACCTACACCGGCGTGACTTCGCAGTACATGGGGCGTGACTACAAAGGTGGCAAAGGGTCAACCAAAGACAACGGAACGCATGTCGGATTCATCGCCCGCTGGCCAGGCACGATCGAGCCCGCGTCGATCTCGGATGAATTGGTGGATTTCACCGACGTGTACCCCACGCTGTTGGATGCCGCAGGGGCAAAAACATCCAAAGGTCAAATCCTCGACGGCGTCAGCTTGGTTCCCGCGTTCACCGGCCAGCCGCGATCAAAATCCAGCATCTATTGTTGGTACCATCGCGATGGCAATCGCGAAGAAGCATCGGAACACACGCGAGACCAACGCTACAAGCTGTACCGAGACGGTCGCATGTACGACACAATCAACGACATGCTGGAAACAAAGGACTTGATCGCAGCGGGAGTGCCCGATTCACTGTCGGATGTCCATCAAAAACTTGCCGACGATCTTGCCAAACATACCGCCGTCACGGATGAGTCCGACCCGTTGATCAATCAAAAGCGAAAACGGCTGAAGTGA